ATCTAAAGCATTATCCAACTGCTTGATGTCTTCTAAAACTTTCCAATTTAAAGATTTTTGTTCTTTCTTTGAGCCGAATAATGTATTGAGAATTCCCATATTTTGTTTATTTTTATAGAGTCGTATTTATTTTTTAGAACTTTCAAAAATAAGTATTCAGAAAGAATTTTAACAAGACAAAATGGCTTGTTAAACACAAAAAAAGATGCCAAAATGACAATACTAACTAAGGGTATATTTTTTGACAATAGATAATTGAATTAATAAAAATAAGAAATTATGAACCCAAATCAATTGACCATAAAAGCCCAAGAAGTCATTCAAAAAGCACAGCAATTAGCACAAGAATATGGGCATCAACAAATCGAAAATGAACACGTTTTTAAGGCAATAATAGAAGTTGATAAAAATGTGTTGCCATTTATTTTTAAAAAACTTAGCATCAACCAAAAGTTGTTTGTTGATATTCTTGACAATACACTAAAAAGTTTTGCAAAAGTATCTGGCGACGATATCTTACTATCGCGAGAAGCCAATAAAACCTTTAACGAAGCAACGATTATTGCTAAAAAAATGGAAGATGAATATGTTTCTGTTGAGCATCTCATTTTAGCTATTTTCAAAAGTAATTCTAAAGTTGCTCAAATTTTAAAGGATCAAGGTGCTACCGAAAAAGGTCTAAAAGCCGCCATTGATGAATTACGACAGGGCGATAAAGTTACTTCTCAAACAGCAGAAGACACCTACAATTCATTAGATAAATATGCTAAAAATCTTAATAAACTTGCCGAAGAAGGCAAACTCGACCCTGTGATTGGTCGCGATGAAGAAATCAGACGTATTCTTCAAATTTTATCTCGACGCACCAAAAACAATCCGATGTTGGTCGGTGAACCAGGAACAGGAAAAACCGCTATTGCCGAAGGTTTAGCCCATAGAATTATCGCTGGAGATGTACCTGAAAACTTAAAATCAAAACGCATTTACAACTTAGATATGGGTGCGTTGATTGCTGGGGCAAAATACAAAGGTGAATTTGAAGAACGTTTAAAATCTGTCATCAAAGAGGTAACAAAAAGCGATGGTGACATTATCTTGTTTATAGACGAAATTCACACCTTAGTTGGTGCTGGCGGAGGACAAGGTGCAATGGATGCGGCTAATATTCTTAAACCTGCTTTAGCACGTGGCGAACTCAGAGCCATTGGTGCAACAACACTTGATGAGTTTCAAAAATATTTTGAAAAAGACAAAGCACTTGAACGTCGTTTTCAAAAAGTTATGGTCAATGAACCTGACACCGAATCCGCAATTTCTATATTGCGTGGTATCAAAGAAAAATATGAAACTCACCACAAAGTTCGCATAAAAGATGAAGCCATTATCGGTGCAGTTGAACTCTCTCAACGTTATATTACAAATCGATTTTTACCTGATAAAGCTATTGATTTAATGGATGAATCAGCATCAAAATTGCGAATGGAAATCAATTCAAAACCTGAAGAACTCGATGTTTTAGATCGAAAAATTAGACAGTTAGAGATTGAAATTGAAGCCATAAAACGTGAAAAAGATGAAGCTAAACTCAAGATTTTAAAATCTGATTTAGCTGAACTCAAAGAAGAACGCAATGACTTAAATGCCAAATGGAAAAATGAAAAAGAATTAGTCGATAATATTCAGCAAATCAAAACTGATATAGAACAATTTAAACTCGAAGCTGAACGAGCTGAACGCGAAGGCGATTATGGAAAAGTAGCTGAAATACGCTATGGCAAAATTAAAAATGCACAAGAAGAACTTGAAAAGCTACAAAAACAAGTTGAAGATAATGCAGGTGCAGACACATTGATTAAAGAAGAAGTAACTTATGAAGACGTTGCTGAAGTAGTAGCAAAATGGACAGGTATTCCTGTTACAAAAATGCTACAAACCGAGCGTGAAAAATTGCTTAAACTTGAAGATGAATTGCATAAACGCGTTGTAGGTCAAGATGAAGCTATCGTCGCCGTAAGTGATGCTGTACGTAGAAGTAGAGCGGGTTTACAAGATGAGAAAAAACCTCTCGGTTCATTCTTGTTTCTCGGAACAACTGGAGTTGGTAAAACCGAATTGGCCAAAGCCTTAGCCGAATATCTTTTTGATGACGAAAACGCTATGACTCGCATTGATATGAGTGAATATCAAGAGCGTCACGCCGTGAGTCGTTTGGTTGGAGCACCTCCAGGATACGTCGGATATGACGAAGGCGGACAACTTACTGAAGCCGTTAGACGCAGACCGTATTCTGTAGTATTGCTTGATGAAATTGAAAAAGCACATCCCGATACGTTTAATATTTTGTTGCAAGTGCTTGATGAAGGTCGTTTGACCGATAATAAAGGTCGTTTGGCAGATTTTAAAAATGCCATTATTGTGATGACTTCAAATATAGGAAGCCATATTATTCAAGAAAAATACGACACTTTTAACGACGTTGACACCGCAATGGAAGTCGCAAAAGAGGATGTTTTAAATCTGTTGAAAAAGAATGTCAGACCTGAATTCCTTAACCGAATTGATGACATTATCATGTTTACACCTTTAAGCGAAAAAGATATCAAGGCTATTGTAGATTTACAGTTGAAACAATTGAAAAAAATGTTGTCTAAACAAGGCATTACCTTAGATGCAACAGAAGAAGCTAAAAGTCATCTTGCCAAACTCGGTTATGATCCGCAATATGGAGCAAGACCAGTAAAAAGAACCATTCAGCGAGAAGTATTGAACGAATTGTCTAGAGAAATTTTAGCTCAAAAGGTTACAGCAGATAGCATTATTTTGCTCGATCAATTTGATGGAAAGTTAGTTTTTAGAAACCAAAAAGATTTGGTGAAGTCATAAGTTAAGTTAAGTTAAGACAAGCTTTTAAAATAAAATTAAGCCTGCTATTTTTAGTAGGCTTTTTTTGATGAAAAGTTTAAGAAAATCTAATTTTTATAAAAGCCACGAATACACTAATAAAAGTCACAAATACACTAATAAAAAGCCACGAATACACTAATAAAAGTCACAAATACACTAATAAAAAGCCACGAATACACTAATAAAAGTCACAAATACACTAATAAAAAGCCACGAATACACTAATAAAAGCCACAAATACACTAATTAAAAGCCACGAATACACTAATAAAAGCCACGAATACACTAATAAAAGCCACGAATACACTAATAAAAAGCCACGAATACACTAATAAAAGCCACAAATACACTAATTAAAAGCCACGAATACACTAATAAAAGTCACAAATACACTAATAAAAAGCCACGAATACACTAATAAAAGTCACAAATACACTAATAAAAAGCCACGAATACACTAATAAAAGTCACAAATACACTAATAAAAAGCCACGAATACACTAATAAAAGCCACAAATACACTAATAAAAAGCCACGAATACACTATAAAAGCCACAAATACACTAATCACGAATACACTTAAGGTTTGAAATTATGAATTCAATTTATTGATTTGAAGAAAAGTCAATCTTTTTCAATAGATTTTACTTTCTTGACTGTAATCATCTCATCTTGTGTATTTCCCCAAGAATTCATAATATAATTCATCACATCGGCCACTTCTTCATCGCTTAAACCTTGTGCTGTCATGGCGTTATTATAAACATTGCCATTAACTTCTATTTCACCTTTCAACCCGTATTTAATGGCAAGAATACTTTCATCGACTTTGTCATCTAACCAATCAGATTTAGCTAAAGGTGGATAGACTCCAGAAACGCCTTTTCCACTCGGCAAATGACAACGAGAACAAAAATCTTCATAAATCCATTGACCATCTTCAATACTTTGTTCTAAAGTTTTTTCTTGCTGTATAATTTGATATCCTGCTTCAAATTTTTCAGATGCAGAGGATAAAACTATTCCAATCAAAATTTTGATAAGCGTTGACATCACTAAATCAATTTAAAAGTTTTACCAAACCAACACCTTCAACACCAACATAAACAAAACCATCAGGACCTTGTTCAACGCTTCTTACACGACCGATGCCATCGAGTATTTTTTCTCTTTTGGTCACTTTATCATTTTCAATGATTAAATGTTCTAGATATTGAAATTTTAGTGAACCGACTAAGATGTTACCATTAAGATGTGGATATTTATCTGATCGTACGAATGTCATTCCACTAGGGCAATTGATGGCACCCAATAGTGAAAAGGTTGAGCCATACCTTCTTTTTTAGTAATTTCTGTGAATTTAGTTCCGGAATAATTAATACCATAACTTATCACAGGCCAACCATAATTAACACCTTTCTCAATAATATTAATTTCGTCGCCACCGCGTGGACCGTGTTCGTGTACCCATATTTTACCAGTTTCTGGATGGCGTTCCATACCTTGTGGATTACGATGTCCGTAACTATAAATAGCTTTTTTGGCATTTTGTTGGTCAACAAAAGGATTGTCGTTTGGAATACTTCCATCATCGTTTAGACGATAAATTTTACCATTATCTCGAGTTATGTCTTGTGGGTTTTCATCTCGATTTCCACGATCGCCAATTGAAAAATATAAATAGCCGTTGTTGTCAAATTCTATGCGACTTCCAAAATGCTGTCCACGTTTTGAAGGTTGGTCTCCTTGATACAACACTTCTAAGTTTTGCAATGTATTGTTGTTGACTTGAAATCTCACTAATCTTGTATTGCCACCGTCTTCAGTTTCAGATTTTTTAGCATAAGTGGCATAAATCCAAGGTTGTTTGGGATAATCAGGATGAATTTTAATATCCATCAAACCGCCTTGTCCACGCACATAAACTTCAGGAAAACCTGTGATTTCAGTTTTTTGTTTATTCTTAATGTGAAATAATTTGCCTTCTTTTTCAGAAACAATTATACTTCCATCAGGTAAAAAATCAAATCCCCAAGGAATTGCTATACCATCTGCAATAACTTCATAACTGTAGTCTTTAGAAGATTCTGTGATGTTTTTATCAGTTTGTGCACAAGCGATAAGCCCTGTAAAAGCAAAAGCGAAAATAGAAACTTTTATTTTCATAATTTTAAATTTTTCTGAAATATACTGATATTCCCATAATTCTAATTTATTTTAAGAAAATTTATAAAATTTACATTTTTAAAAATGAATTACACTATCGACTTAAATGCTGATCTTGGCGAAGGCAAAACTAACGACGAAGCTCTTTTAAAATATCTCTCGTCTTGCAATATCGCTTGTGGTGGACATATTGGTGATCAGCAAAGTATTTTAAAAACCATTAAATTGGCTCAAAAGCACAAAGTTAAAATAGGTGCTCACCCATCCTATC
This genomic window from Flavobacterium sp. CS20 contains:
- a CDS encoding cytochrome c, producing MSTLIKILIGIVLSSASEKFEAGYQIIQQEKTLEQSIEDGQWIYEDFCSRCHLPSGKGVSGVYPPLAKSDWLDDKVDESILAIKYGLKGEIEVNGNVYNNAMTAQGLSDEEVADVMNYIMNSWGNTQDEMITVKKVKSIEKD
- the clpB gene encoding ATP-dependent chaperone ClpB, which codes for MNPNQLTIKAQEVIQKAQQLAQEYGHQQIENEHVFKAIIEVDKNVLPFIFKKLSINQKLFVDILDNTLKSFAKVSGDDILLSREANKTFNEATIIAKKMEDEYVSVEHLILAIFKSNSKVAQILKDQGATEKGLKAAIDELRQGDKVTSQTAEDTYNSLDKYAKNLNKLAEEGKLDPVIGRDEEIRRILQILSRRTKNNPMLVGEPGTGKTAIAEGLAHRIIAGDVPENLKSKRIYNLDMGALIAGAKYKGEFEERLKSVIKEVTKSDGDIILFIDEIHTLVGAGGGQGAMDAANILKPALARGELRAIGATTLDEFQKYFEKDKALERRFQKVMVNEPDTESAISILRGIKEKYETHHKVRIKDEAIIGAVELSQRYITNRFLPDKAIDLMDESASKLRMEINSKPEELDVLDRKIRQLEIEIEAIKREKDEAKLKILKSDLAELKEERNDLNAKWKNEKELVDNIQQIKTDIEQFKLEAERAEREGDYGKVAEIRYGKIKNAQEELEKLQKQVEDNAGADTLIKEEVTYEDVAEVVAKWTGIPVTKMLQTEREKLLKLEDELHKRVVGQDEAIVAVSDAVRRSRAGLQDEKKPLGSFLFLGTTGVGKTELAKALAEYLFDDENAMTRIDMSEYQERHAVSRLVGAPPGYVGYDEGGQLTEAVRRRPYSVVLLDEIEKAHPDTFNILLQVLDEGRLTDNKGRLADFKNAIIVMTSNIGSHIIQEKYDTFNDVDTAMEVAKEDVLNLLKKNVRPEFLNRIDDIIMFTPLSEKDIKAIVDLQLKQLKKMLSKQGITLDATEEAKSHLAKLGYDPQYGARPVKRTIQREVLNELSREILAQKVTADSIILLDQFDGKLVFRNQKDLVKS